A single genomic interval of Dysidea avara chromosome 6, odDysAvar1.4, whole genome shotgun sequence harbors:
- the LOC136259281 gene encoding extracellular serine proteinase-like — protein sequence MEVKENELILLVSDPALSHTRPPAWHLDRVGQPSLPLDSKYTASQYTGKSVDVYILDTGIHYSHNVFNGRAHYPGCDPIDKLENETRMGDDCHGHGTQMAGLVGGNGTGLATSVTLFSVRVANCRGIASAASIVDGLMCVRNHRKSRNGTRAIVNLSLIANQTLAGVDTLIRELITDGVAVTAAAGNGGDSFTKLNYDSCKAYPAGYNGVINVATTDMDDNALMGNFNGRSIITNMGSCVDVFAPGYGILSSDICIPNKPCYNLSSQTFNTGGDDCSKCQRFHSGTSQSTALVAGAAALLLEKCPNITNTEIRNMLRTFLSRGRVKFCKAFELVRNQLQLPAVNDVIGSTRNRLLFIGLLPSINCEMFHGKPLIADRAINY from the coding sequence ATGGAGGTGAAGGAAAATGAATTAATTCTATTAGTATCTGATCCAGCACTTTCTCATACAAGACCACCAGCATGGCACCTAGATAGAGTAGGCCAGCCGTCACTTCCACTAGATAGTAAATATACTGCTAGTCAATACACTGGGAAATCAGTTGATGTATATATACTGGACACTGGTATTCACTATAGTCACAATGTATTCAATGGCAGAGCTCATTATCCAGGCTGTGATCCAATTGACAAGTTAGAAAATGAAACACGAATGGGGGATGACTGCCACGGCCACGGAACTCAAATGGCTGGTCTTGTTGGTGGAAATGGTACTGGATTAGCCACTAGTGTGACTTTGTTTTCTGTCAGAGTAGCAAACTGCAGGGGCATTGCTTCTGCAGCATCAATCGTTGATGGACTAATGTGTGTACGTAACCATAGGAAAAGCAGAAATGGAACACGTGCAATTGTTAATCTTTCTTTAATTGCTAATCAAACATTAGCTGGCGTTGATACGCTTATCAGAGAATTAATAACTGATGGTGTAGCAGTCACAGCTGCTGCTGGGAATGGTGGTGATTCCTTCACGAAATTAAATTACGACTCCTGTAAAGCTTATCCAGCAGGCTACAATGGTGTCATCAATGTAGCTACTACTGACATGGATGATAATGCATTAAtgggtaattttaatggcagaAGTATAATCACCAACATGGGATCATGTGTAGATGTATTTGCTCCCGGCTATGGCATTCTCAGCAGTGACATATGTATCCCTAACAAGCCCTGCTACAACCTTAGCTCTCAAACATTTAATACTGGTGGAGATGATTGTAGTAAATGTCAAAGATTCCATTCAGGAACTTCTCAAAGCACTGCATTAGTTGCTGGAGCTGCTGCTTTATTACTGGAGAAGTGTCCAAATATAACCAACACAGAAATTAGAAATATGCTAAGAACTTTTCTGTCCAGAGGTAGAGTCAAATTCTGTAAGGCATTTGAGCTTGTGAGGAATCAGTTGCAGTTACCAGCTGTCAATGATGTGATCGGAAGTACACGCAACCGTTTATTGTTTATAGGGCTTTTGCCTTCTATAAATTGTGAAATGTTTCATGGCAAGCCATTAATAGCTGATAGAGCCATTAATTACTGA